A genome region from Brevibacillus laterosporus includes the following:
- a CDS encoding ParM/StbA family protein, with translation MRHMIFGGDIGNHALKAVFGNYNRFYMINTVREVGKTKSRPIIGEDEKVIDTLDIIIRCPHYEALNNRRFWVGNNALGMDEYQTSVKTKKTENDLILVPLLAAIALQANHSKEEFIAEGIIGLPMLEYISGNEKESEREKFKNKITGEYEIEFVTTASLKGWKVKFKLIPHLKPESLLVILRQMIGQDGRLIRPEWKGQSMGSIDIGGFSTDVGIIDENHKPDGNLCRGFQLGAATALDEISKAIAKKYDYEFPRHMIEKFINKDNCQMRIGAKVIPINDIVEANFRATSNQISLGIIELMKNPKASQVARFFVFGGGAVDYQKYLKDTLSSKIMSELIWLTENPDETVYYNAYAFYFMMRAMKERMTKITG, from the coding sequence ATGAGACACATGATTTTTGGTGGAGACATTGGGAACCATGCTTTAAAGGCTGTCTTTGGAAATTATAATCGTTTTTATATGATTAACACGGTAAGAGAAGTGGGAAAAACTAAGTCTAGACCCATTATTGGGGAGGATGAAAAGGTAATTGATACATTAGATATAATAATTAGATGCCCACATTACGAAGCCTTAAATAATAGAAGATTCTGGGTTGGAAACAACGCATTGGGTATGGATGAGTACCAGACGAGTGTTAAAACCAAAAAAACTGAGAATGATCTCATCCTGGTCCCTTTGTTGGCAGCCATAGCTCTTCAAGCCAACCATAGTAAGGAAGAATTCATTGCTGAGGGAATAATAGGTCTTCCGATGCTTGAATACATTAGTGGGAATGAGAAAGAGAGTGAGAGAGAGAAGTTTAAAAATAAAATAACTGGTGAATATGAGATTGAGTTTGTAACAACTGCTTCTCTAAAAGGCTGGAAGGTGAAGTTTAAACTAATACCTCATCTAAAACCCGAAAGTTTACTTGTAATTTTAAGACAAATGATAGGTCAAGATGGTAGACTTATTCGACCTGAATGGAAAGGGCAATCAATGGGGAGTATTGACATTGGCGGTTTTAGTACCGATGTTGGTATCATTGATGAAAATCATAAACCAGATGGAAATTTATGTAGAGGGTTTCAGTTAGGAGCTGCTACTGCATTAGATGAAATTAGTAAGGCGATCGCTAAGAAGTATGATTACGAATTTCCTAGACATATGATTGAAAAATTCATTAATAAAGATAATTGTCAAATGAGGATTGGAGCTAAGGTTATTCCCATTAATGATATTGTCGAAGCCAATTTCAGAGCTACATCAAATCAAATATCACTTGGTATTATTGAGCTAATGAAGAATCCAAAGGCATCACAAGTAGCACGTTTTTTTGTTTTCGGTGGGGGGGCCGTAGATTATCAGAAGTATCTTAAAGACACTCTGAGTTCAAAAATTATGAGCGAACTCATTTGGTTAACGGAAAACCCAGATGAAACAGTTTACTATAATGCATATGCATTCTATTTCATGATGAGAGCTATGAAAGAAAGAATGACTAAAATTACTGGATGA